The proteins below are encoded in one region of Mangifera indica cultivar Alphonso chromosome 7, CATAS_Mindica_2.1, whole genome shotgun sequence:
- the LOC123221857 gene encoding F-box/kelch-repeat protein At3g23880-like, whose amino-acid sequence MEGLTICNARRAAPVPFFPLEIIEQILLKLPAISLLQFKCVCKSWRDLISTHEFAIQNLIETSERFRRLGVIESKILREGRISLYSLATQASSLAEEAEEETICVPAANKFASVKILGSCNGMLLICLKNVKGSNLNPRKFLLWNPTIREFKMIPPCDFKSSCRSLVSGFGYNSSIDNYKAVVVFYERKSDSVCGYVYNLRTNSWKRLESFYFPYNCAKLLYNHRDIYLPNEIGTTLVNGAPHWVTLSVSVFEVNKIIYFDLEDEKFKEFQSPPPSAGTFKTFLSIYEDCICENRLRREDSYIEFTLEVWIMKKYGVKESWIKLLNLPFGSRFSLMSNIRPLAVSKNGEQVIMVTDWSNIISFKPRTGEIKVTLFWEGEVMKVSLRIDRGDVASYEESLVSPNRFGMTCSEDGNY is encoded by the coding sequence ATGGAGGGCCTTACAATCTGCAATGCACGAAGGGCAGCGCCAGTGCCATTCTTTCCGCTCGAAATTATAGAGCAAATCCTTCTCAAACTACCTGCAATATCTCTTTTGCAATTCAAGTGTGTTTGCAAATCTTGGCGTGACTTAATCTCAACTCACGAGTTTGCCATACAAAATCTCATTGAAACATCTGAAAGGTTCCGCAGACTTGGAGTCATCGAATCAAAAATCTTAAGGGAAGGTCGTATTTCACTATACAGTCTTGCCACTCAAGCCTCATCGCTTGctgaagaagcagaagaagaaacaatttgTGTTCCTGCGGCCAACAAATTCGCTTCTGTCAAGATATTGGGGTCCTGTAATGGTATGTTGCTAATAtgtttgaaaaatgttaaagGATCCAATTTGAACCCAAGGAAATTCCTGCTATGGAATCCAACAATTAGGGAATTTAAGATGATTCCACCCTGTGATTTTAAAAGTTCTTGTCGTTCTCTGGTTTCGGGATTTGGTTACAATTCATCTATTGATAATTACAAAGCGGTAGTGGTTTTTTATGAAAGAAAGAGTGATTCAGTATGTGGTTATGTTTATAATCTCAGGACAAATTCATGGAAGCGACTTGAAAGTTTTTACTTCCCTTACAACTGTGCGAAGCTACTTTACAATCATAGAGATATTTACTTGCCTAATGAAATAGGAACAACACTTGTGAATGGAGCTCCACATTGGGTAACTTTGAGCGTAAGCGTATTTGaggttaataaaataatctactTTGATTTAGAAGATGAGAAGTTCAAGGAGTTTCAATCTCCTCCTCCTTCTGCCGGTACTTTCAAGACTTTTTTGAGTATTTATGAAGACTGTATTTGTGAAAATCGACTTCGACGGGAAGACAGTTATATTGAATTTACATTAGAGGTTTGGATTATGAAGAAATATGGAGTGAAAGAATCATGGATTAAGTTGTTGAATTTGCCATTCGGTTCGAGGTTTTCTTTAATGAGCAACATAAGGCCATTGGCTGTTTCAAAGAATGGTGAACAAGTGATTATGGTTACAGACTGGAGTAACATTATTTCATTCAAACCTAGAACAGGAGAAATAAAGGTTACTTTGTTCTGGGAAGGAGAAGTGATGAAAGTTTCTTTACGTATTGATAGGGGTGATGTAGCTTCTTATGAGGAAAGTCTTGTTTCACCGAATCGATTCGGTATGACATGCTCAGAAGATGGTAACTACTAA